AAAATTTACCTCTACAGAACAGAAATTTTGCCCTGCATCGACTGCAGAGCCTGCAAACGGGGCAACAACCAATGCACACTAAAAGACCAAATGCAAACACTCTACCCCAAACTTGAGGAAGCCGACGTTTTGGTTTTTGGGACACCCCTGTACTGGTATGGTTCCTCTGCAAAAATGAAACTGCTAATTGACCGCCTTCGCCCATACGTCGCGTCGATGAAGCTGAAAAGGAAGCGGGCTGTTTTGGTTGTTCCATCCGCGGAAGGTGCAGAAGCCTGCAAACCCACAGTTGACATGTTTAAACTGTCCTTCAAATATTTAGAAATGACTTTAGCGGATGTACTGTTGCCGTCTGCTTATGAACGGGCAGAAATAAAAAAGCAACCAGAAACACTAAACCAAGCTTTCGAATTGGGCAAAAACCTCAAGCTATCTTAAGGTTTCTTTTTTGGCACGCGAAAATGGCTTTCTTTGCCTGCGCTGATGTACTCGCCACCCATATCCCGCACTGCCGACGCGACCCTTACAAAATTTGTACCCAGATACTCTTTAGGTTTAATCATCACGTATTCTCCTTTATCTTCAAAACCCATGCGTGTTTCAAGTTCTTCAGGGAAGGACATGCGAATATCATCCAGTGTGCGGGTTTTTCCTGACGGCATCGCTGATGCAGGGTTTGATGTTGATGGTTGAGTGATTTGTCCCACTGCGAGGCTTTTTAGAGAAGCAGAAACTGTGCGTAGTTCCGTTTGGATTTTGCTTAGTTGACCTGTGAGTTCTTCGACTTTTTGGAGCAGTTGACCAAGTTTTTCTTTGTCAGCACTCAAAGCAGATACCCTTTAAACCCATACTAGCTAAGAAACTTAATAAATAATTAGGCAAAACCAAACCAAATCCTTTTTTGCATCTGCTAACTGTTGTTTTTTATGGTTTACACGTTTTTTCCAATAATTTTAAGTTCTTAAACTGGCATAATTTTAGGAGTACTCAACTGTTTTTTAGTAAAGGTTGAGATGAGGGTTAAGTTTGGGTGAACAGAGGAAAGCAAAGGCATTTTTGGTCACTGTTCTTATTTTAACGTTGACCTTAGCTACTGGTGCCGCTGTATATTTCGCAGCTAAACCTGCGGGTTCCAGAGAGGTTTATGTGGGCATGAATATTGCCTACGGCGGCGAAGAAACAGCTATTCACATAATAGACACAGTCTCAGATTATGTTAACTTTGTAATTCTGGGTTCACTAAACCTAACCACTGATGCTGAGGCGCTGGGCAGAGTTTGTGATTACATCTACCAAAAAGACCTAAGCTTCATAATTTATGTTGGATTTTCCAACAGCAACGATTTAGTTCCGCCTAGAGGACCAGATGAGAACTTCTTTAGAGACGCCACTCAAAAGTACGGGGATAGTTTTTTGGGAGTTTACCTGTTTGATGAAGTGGGCGGGAAACTAATTGATGGCGCTCACTCCGTGGATGTTTCCAAAGCAACAACCTACACAGAAGCAGCCAATACCTACATTCTCCATTTAGGCTACTTCCTTAGCAACTACAGCAGCCACTATGAACCCCCAGAACTAAAACTGTTCACTTCAGATTACACGCTTTACTGGTACGATTATGCAGCAAGTTATGATGTAGTGTTTGCCGAGTACATCGGGACAGACAGCAAAGAAATTCCAACGGGGCTGTGCAGGGGAGCAGCAACGGCGCAACAGAAGGAGTGGGGAGCAATGTTGACTTGGTCAAACTATCAGGACTTCATTGATACACCCCAGCAAATATACGAAGATATGGTTTACGCGTATGATAATGGCGCCAAATACATTGCAGTTTTCAACTCAGCCACTGACCACACCGAGGCAGAATATGGCGGATTAACCAATGAACATCTGCAAGCCATGAAAAACTTTTGGGAATACAAAAAAACCCATCAACCAAACCCACCAGCCACCACAGCATATGTGCTTCCCAGAGATTACGGGTACGATTTTAGAAGACCCGACGGGTACATATGGGGAAAATGGCCTGCTGACTCGCTGACATCGCAAATATGGAACAGCCTAAACGTGCAACTGGAAAATCATGGTCCAAGCCTTGATATTGTGTATGAAACCTTGACAGATAACTATCCGGTAACTCTGCCCTATGATAGGCTGATTTACTGGAACGGAACAATAGTCGAAAAGTAAATGGTTAAACTTTAACATGGTTAATGTCAAAAGGCATAGTGATTAGCGGATAATTATCCCTATTGCTTTTTATTATGTAAGGTGTATCGCCAACGCCATCGCCATTTCCGTCAGTGCCCGTATAATCGCTCCAGTAATTGCCAACCTGCCCATTATCCCAACTGTTAACGCTTTGGATCACATCCCAGTTAAGCCTGTAATTCTTATGATTACTCGTAAGTACATTGTAATAGAAAAGATTGTTTTGTGCAATTAGTTCGGTACCGCCAATAACAATTCCGTATCTGTTAAAATCGGTGATATAATTATGATAGAAGACATTGTTTTCGCCTTTGCCCATTATGATGCCAGAAGGTCCTGGTCCTTGCATCAGATTTCCAGTAATGGTATTATTTGAGCAATCAACAGAACTGTAAATACCAAGCCAAATGGTAGTGCAGACATTGTTGATTATGTTGTTTGAGGAGGAATCCTGTAAGTAAATGCAGTAGAAGGTGTTTTCCTCGATTATGTTGGTTGAACCTTTTAGGGTGATTATCTGACCCTGTTCTCGACCAAGATTATTTCTTGCAATTGTACAAAATGAACCTGTGCAGGTTAATTCTCCAGAAATTGTGTTGTCACTGATAGTTTGATAAGAACCAACAATTTCTACGGATGTGGGTATAGTGTTTTTTGAGAGTGTAAAGTATGAACCCTCTAAATTAACTGCGCCGGAATCAAATGAAAAAATGTTATCTGAAATTTTGATATGGTCACCTATTGCAGAAATTCCACCTGTTGAAGAAATTGTGAACCCGGATAGTTCCACGTTGCTAGACTCAATTTTTATTCCTAAGTCGGGCACAACTTCAGGAATATACAGATTATATACAGTGACCATGGGGGTGGTTATAATTACCTGCACAGTTGCACCCTCTTCACTTATCAATGTTAGAGGTTTATCGAGTATAAACTGGGTTTCTGAATAAGTTCCAGCCCTTACAAGTACGGTATCTCCAATGGTTGCGTTGCCTATTGCCTCAGTGATTGTTGAATAATCATCTGGAACAGCAATATCATACACCTGATTTTTAGGAGTCGGGGAAGAAGTGAATGTTGAAAACACTACAGAAGCCCCAAATACAGAAGAAACCAATAAAATAACAACGAAAACAACAACTACAAATTTCATTTTTTATCCCCAATCATCACATTTTCAATTAAAGCTGAAAAAATATAATATTAAAGATTTTTTGTCAAGATTTCTTGACTAAGCTAAGTCAAATTTTCCTGACTAAAAAGAAAACAAAAATGAGAATAGGGGGTTAGTGGCTGTAGAGTTTTGCGTATGGACGCTTTGAGATTGGCAGAATCTTTAGGAAGGGCTTGTTTAGGATTTCCTTTGAATCCATTCCGAAGTGTGCCGCGTACTCTTTGACTAGGGCTTCGATGACTTGCATGTCACGTTTACCCGCAGGTAAAGTCTTAGTGCCCAACTCGGGGGTTAAGATGTCTCCGCGCTCGTAGATGACGCCGCCGTGCATACCTGTCGCAACGAACCGTGCATTGCTCTTCTCGCCATCTTTTAGGTCTAAGCCCAAAATAACGATGATGCCGCCTGCCATGTACTCCGCCAAAAAGTCGCCGGCTGTTTGTCCAACAACAATTTTGGGGGTTTTCTTTTGGTACTGCTTCATGTGGATGCCAACGCGGAAGCCCACGTTGTCGCGGACAAAGATTTTGCCGCCTCGCATGGAGTGCCCTGTTAAGTCACCTGCGTGACCTTCAACAACTATTTCGCCTTCATCCATAGTGTTACCGCTTGCATCCTGTGCACTGCCGTGAACTATTACTTTGGGTCCACTCATGAAAGCGCCCAAGTCGTTGCCTGGTGTGCCGTGGATTTCGATTTGCAGGTTTTTGTTGAGGTCGGTTCCGATATAGCGTTGTCCGCAAACATTGTTGATTACAAGTTTTTCTACGTTAGAGTTGCTTACGATTTGTCGTAGTATGCAGTTTAGGTCTTTGTAGTATAAGTCTTCAGAGTCCACTGTTGCGGTTTTGCCTTCAATTTTTACTCTTCAACTGTACTCTTCAGGTAATTCTAACTTTGTTTTTTGTTGGTCACTCATTGTTTTATTCTCCTGCCATTTTAACGCCTAAAATCTTCAGCTCAGTATCAGTTAAGCCGACAGCACGAAGCGCTAAGCGGTTACCGCGTAAGCTTTCAATAGCGTTGATGTCCATGCCGCCCATCATGTCTTTGATTTCGTGGCTCCAACCGTGAAGCATGTTCACTAATCGTCGGGTTGCAATATCGGGGTTGACACGTTTGCTAATCCACGGATCACTTGTCGCAATACCCCATGGACACTTTCCAGTGTAGCACCGTTGACAGACACTGCAGCCGATGGCAACTAACGCGGCAGTACCAAGGTACACTGCATCAGCGCCCAACGCAATTGCCTTAAACACATCCGAGGAACTACGGAAGCCACCTGCTACAACAACTGAGGCATGGTTGCGTATGCCTTCATCACGTAGCCGCTGGTCAACCTGTGCCAGTGCCAACTCGATGGGTATGCCCACGTTGTCACGGATAGCTTTAGGAGCCGCACCTGTTGAACCTCGAACACCATCCATAGCAATAATGTCTGCGCCTGCCCGTACCATACCGCTTGCAATTGCTGCGATGTTGTGGACGGCGGAAACTTTCACTATGATTGGTTTGGTGTAATTGGTTGCTTCTTTTAGTGCATAGATTAATTGTCGCAGGTCTTCGATTGAGTAGATGTCGTGTTGTGGGTAAGGTGAGAGCGCGTCTGCACCAGTAGGTATCATGCGGGTTTTTGCCACAAGCTCAGTGACTTTTTCTCCAGGTAAGTGTCCGCCGATGCCTGGTTTTGCACCTTGTCCAATTTTGATTTCCACAGCTGCACCTGCGTTTAGATATTTGGAGTGCACACCAAAGCGTCCTGAAGCAACCTGAACAATGGAGTGCAAACCATACTTGTAGAGGGACTGGTCTAAGCCGCCCTCGCCCGTGTTAAAGTATGTACCACATTCAGTTGCTGCCCGTGCTAAGGCTTGGTGAACGTTTAGGCTGATTGCGCCATAAGACATTGCCGAGAACATTATCGGAGTGTCTATGCAAAGTTGAGGTGTTAGTTTGGTTTTGAGTACTGGTGCATCATTTTCGTATGCAATGTCTAGTTTGTCTGGTTTTGTGCCAAGGTATGTGCGGATTTCCATTGGTTCTCGTAGGGGGTCAATGGATGGGTTTGTGACTTGGCTGGCGTTTAGTAGTAGTCGGTCCCAATAGGTGTAGTTGGGTTTGTCACAGCCCATGCCAGTTAGGATGACTGCACCGCTTTCAGCTTGGCGTTTGAGGTCGCGGATGGCTTCCATGTTCCAGTTGGCGTTTTCGCGGTTTGCGGTGGGGTTTTTGCGGATGGTTATGGCGTGTGTTGGGCAGAAGGTGACGCATCGTTGGCAGTTAACGCAGTTTTCGTCTTTGCTGCAGATGCGGTCTGTTTCTTCGTCGTAGTAGTGTGTGTCGTATGTGCACTGGTTAATGCATACTTTGCATTTTATGCATCGTTTTTCGTCGCGTTCAACTAAGTATTCGGGTTGAACATAGCTTTTCATTGAGTTACGCCTCCAAGGGTTTTGGTTTTTAGGGTTTTTAGTCTGCCAATCACGGGTTCGCCGCCTCTTGGAGTCCAGAACTTGTCTAGTTGTGGAGAAACCAAGCGAATAGCCGCTTCTTCAGATGACATAAACAGTACATCACCTTTGGTTGCAGCAACCATGGGTCGAAGCTTGATGCGGTCAGTTAAACCTATCATTTCGCCCTGATGAGCAATCACTATACTAAATGGACCATTCATGAGTAGGCTACCATAAGTTTGTCGCAGACCACGCAGCAGTTCTGCCTGTTTTGGCTCCATGCTGTCGATTTCGCTCCACAGTGGAGAAGCAAACACTTTGGTTACTAATTCAATGGGCAGTTTTTGTCTGCGCATCAACAGGTCTACCGCGTAGGCTAAGACTTCAGTGTCGGTTTGCAGGGTGCATTTATAACCGTACATTTCTAGGTAGCGACGGTTTATGCCGTAGCTGGAAAGTTCACCGTTGTGAACCACTGACCAGTCCAAAATGTTAAATGGGTGTGCTCCGCCCCACCATCCGGGTGTGTTTGTTGGGAAACGGCTGTGGCATGTCCAGAGGTAGCCTTTGTAATCTTCAAGACAGAAGAAGTCTGCTACGTCCTCAGGGAAGCCGACGCCTTTGAAGACGCCCATGTCTTTGCCGCTGCTAAACACGAAGGCTTTGCCTGTTTCAGTGTTTATGCGCATTACGGC
This is a stretch of genomic DNA from Candidatus Bathyarchaeota archaeon. It encodes these proteins:
- a CDS encoding glutamine amidotransferase family protein, whose product is MDSNDFKIMYPFGQEKDISGCAIFAMMDTSGKQISSKDPVRAIANMHDRGNGLGGGFAVYGLYPQFKDYYAMHIMYLSRDAKEKTDRTLASRFDITYDEEMQTRHANVHNPPKMWRYFVQPKKHRPEGQSEEDYIIDAVMRINTETGKAFVFSSGKDMGVFKGVGFPEDVADFFCLEDYKGYLWTCHSRFPTNTPGWWGGAHPFNILDWSVVHNGELSSYGINRRYLEMYGYKCTLQTDTEVLAYAVDLLMRRQKLPIELVTKVFASPLWSEIDSMEPKQAELLRGLRQTYGSLLMNGPFSIVIAHQGEMIGLTDRIKLRPMVAATKGDVLFMSSEEAAIRLVSPQLDKFWTPRGGEPVIGRLKTLKTKTLGGVTQ
- a CDS encoding right-handed parallel beta-helix repeat-containing protein, whose product is MKFVVVVFVVILLVSSVFGASVVFSTFTSSPTPKNQVYDIAVPDDYSTITEAIGNATIGDTVLVRAGTYSETQFILDKPLTLISEEGATVQVIITTPMVTVYNLYIPEVVPDLGIKIESSNVELSGFTISSTGGISAIGDHIKISDNIFSFDSGAVNLEGSYFTLSKNTIPTSVEIVGSYQTISDNTISGELTCTGSFCTIARNNLGREQGQIITLKGSTNIIEENTFYCIYLQDSSSNNIINNVCTTIWLGIYSSVDCSNNTITGNLMQGPGPSGIIMGKGENNVFYHNYITDFNRYGIVIGGTELIAQNNLFYYNVLTSNHKNYRLNWDVIQSVNSWDNGQVGNYWSDYTGTDGNGDGVGDTPYIIKSNRDNYPLITMPFDINHVKV
- a CDS encoding glutamate synthase-related protein; translated protein: MKSYVQPEYLVERDEKRCIKCKVCINQCTYDTHYYDEETDRICSKDENCVNCQRCVTFCPTHAITIRKNPTANRENANWNMEAIRDLKRQAESGAVILTGMGCDKPNYTYWDRLLLNASQVTNPSIDPLREPMEIRTYLGTKPDKLDIAYENDAPVLKTKLTPQLCIDTPIMFSAMSYGAISLNVHQALARAATECGTYFNTGEGGLDQSLYKYGLHSIVQVASGRFGVHSKYLNAGAAVEIKIGQGAKPGIGGHLPGEKVTELVAKTRMIPTGADALSPYPQHDIYSIEDLRQLIYALKEATNYTKPIIVKVSAVHNIAAIASGMVRAGADIIAMDGVRGSTGAAPKAIRDNVGIPIELALAQVDQRLRDEGIRNHASVVVAGGFRSSSDVFKAIALGADAVYLGTAALVAIGCSVCQRCYTGKCPWGIATSDPWISKRVNPDIATRRLVNMLHGWSHEIKDMMGGMDINAIESLRGNRLALRAVGLTDTELKILGVKMAGE
- a CDS encoding flavodoxin family protein yields the protein MKVLGLVGNPRKESNTDLLVDAILKGAQEKGASTEKIYLYRTEILPCIDCRACKRGNNQCTLKDQMQTLYPKLEEADVLVFGTPLYWYGSSAKMKLLIDRLRPYVASMKLKRKRAVLVVPSAEGAEACKPTVDMFKLSFKYLEMTLADVLLPSAYERAEIKKQPETLNQAFELGKNLKLS